From the genome of Pristiophorus japonicus isolate sPriJap1 chromosome 18, sPriJap1.hap1, whole genome shotgun sequence:
TACCCGTGGCCATTGTACTGTATTTCCGAACTTTCTTGATGGCAACCTGCAAGTTCCTGCACCTCATCTGCCCTCAGCATTTGTTCCTTTTCAGCTGTGTCCTTCAACTCGCCCAGTGCTACTTCCTCAAACACATTAGCAGCATCCTCTGAGATATATGGAGCTGCGCTGATGCTAGGTTAGAGAGTTACAGTGTGCGATGAGATAGTGTTTCGCCCTGCTCACTGGTAGTGTTGGAAAGCTGCAGTTCCAGCCCTCCAGTGACAGAAAAATCACTGTGATTATAATTATAACCCATTGCTTCAGGGAGACTTGCAGTTTCATCTTCTCTGTGGGGTCTCGGTGTGTGCAAATCAATTGCTTTGGGATGCCCCTCCTCCAAATCAGGTCTGTTTCTTTGTATTAGGTGCCATTTTTGCAAGCAGAGATGAGGTCTTGACATGTCATAAGTTGGAGGAGCAtgtgcacagtgacagacctgtgctgaAGCTGCAGTCCATCATGAGTGTCAGTAAGCAAGCCTGCATCACAAAGCTAGGTCGTTTTACAGCGTTTTGATACGTGAAAGCCTTTTAAGGTGTTTAGTGTGCTACAGCTTCTGATTTGAAATGAAATTATACCTGTACTGTAATACGTGCCCTATGGATATGCATGGTCAACAATAAAAGAGCTGCAAGTTTGCAGTGACATAGGCCTGCAGTAAATGTTCAACAGACTGCCCGGCAGCACATTGTGGCATGGCTAGGTGAGCCATGAAACTCGCAAATTGGACTGTCCAGTGTGCTGCCCTCCCATAGTCACTTTGTTAAGGTGTGCCAACTTCTCCCATGTCTTTTCTTAGCTCTGGTGGGTGCTCAACAGCATTGAGCTTGGAGCCACATCTTGCCAGTCATGCTGTCCTGGAGAGGCCTGGAGTGGCAAACAAGGCAGTCCTTATTGCCTCCTCCTCCAGTTCGCCAGCCATCAAACGGGGCGCTCAAATGCTGTAACTTCACCCCTTGCCTTCAGACTCCATTTCCTACTCCATATTCATTGTGCATTTTGCCAGCCATTTTTTGCACCAAACAGTCTTTGGAAAGGATGAACTATCGATTTAAAATAATTGCAGCCTTTTAAAGGCTAACAACATTTTTCAAAGGGTGGTCATATGtaattctccctccccccaccccaactcccAGTCTGGAAGTTGCCTGCATAAATGACGATAAGCAAAATCTGGTTGCTACCAGAAATCCTGTGACGTTCACTTGTAGTGTGCATAAACCTGACACACTCCTGACTCGCAGCATTAGCAGTGGGACCAGACAATTTACACTATATCTAGTAATCAGAAGTGAGACAATAATGTAGAGATAACACTGCGGTTAACGTTCATGTGTTTTTGATTGGAAAGCCCATTTTTTGTGGCAGGCTGTTTATTTTTAAATGTAAACTGAGAACAAAATGTAATTTTTTGTTTATTCTCCAGGGCATATTCTGTTTCATGGTTACAACCAGAAACCTTCCAGTGATTAAAGCACCAAATTCTTAGAGTTACACTTGTTAATGACCTACTGAATAAAGTATGTAACTCTTTCTTGGGTTCGAATGTGTTAATACATTAGAGATAAGATTCATTCATTGTGTTTGGCCTTGCCAGTTGAGCCCTACCAGAGGTCCCTAGAATTTGAATCGATTTGAATCTCGCTCCCGCACCATTACCTTGGCCCtttcctatttcccatctacatgctgccactCAGCAACATCAtcggaaaacacagcatcagtttccacatgtacgctgacaagacccagctctacctcaccaccacttctctcgacccctccatggtctctaaattgtcagactatttgtccgacatctagtactaGATGAAcagaaatcttctccaattaaatattgggaagaccgaagccattgtcttcggtccctgccacaaactctattccctacccactgattccatccctcttcctggaaactgtctgaggctgaacctgtccgcaacttaggtgtcatatttgaccctgaaatgagcttccggccacatatctgcagcataactaagaccgcctatttccacctccgtaacattgcccgtatcCGTCctagcctcagcttatctgctgctgaaaccctcatccatgccttagttacttctagactcgactactccaacgcattcctggctggcctcccacattctaccctacgtaaacttgaggccatctaaaactcggcagcccatgtcctaactcacaccaagtcccgctcactcatcacccctgtgctcgctgacctacattggctcccggttaagcaacgcctcaattttaaaattttcacccttgtttacaaatccttccatggcctcacccctccctatctctgtaatctccttcagactcacaactattttaaaataaacagataaagctgagtgccccccttattaaagggatacTACAACCCACACATTAACAATAAAACGTGAAAGTGAACtataacaaatcaaattaaaattctgttttctgttgaaatgatgcactccagtctctctggtgcctacctctcgcagaaggccgcgagcgtaccggtagacaccccttgctccatctccagggacatcctcatGTGACCTTCAGtctcacgagatgtctgcgctcctcaaattctgcactcttgagcatccctgattataatcgctcaaccatcggtggccatgccttcagttgcctgggccctaagctctggaactccctccctaaacctctccgcctcactacctctctttcctcctttaagatgctccttaaaacctaactactAAACCTACTAAAACCTACTAAAACGGTcagctgccataatttcttatgtgtctcagtgtcaattttatttgatttgtcttataacacttgtgtgaagcaccttgggatgttttactaggttaaaggcgctatagaaatacaagttgttgttgtatttaaggggaggctagacaagcatatgagtgagaagggaatagagggtcatgctgatagattttaaagaaagacatggatttatatagcaccgttcacgatcaccggacctctcaaagcgatttacagcaaatgaagtacttttggagtgtaggtacagttgcaatgtaagaaacgtgacagccaatttgtgcacagcaagctcacaaacagcaatatgataatgaccagataatgtttttttaaatgttgattgagggataaatattggccaggacaccaggaataactcccctgctcttcttcaaaatagtgccatgggatcttttatgtcaacttGATAGAGcagcgcctcggtttaacatctcatctgaaagatggcactgcactgggagtgtcagcctggattttttttggtgctcaagtccctggaatgggaaccCGCAACATATttggatgaggaaagaagggaggaggctcgagtggagcataaacgccggcgtggactggttgggatgtttctgtgccgcatatccCATGTAATGTAACcccatgttcagttttggtctcctaatctgaggaaggacgttcttgctattgagggagtgcagcgaaggttcaacagactgattcccgggatggcaggactgacatatgaggagaggttgaatcgactgggcctgtattcactggagtttagaagaatgagaggggatctcatagaaacatataaaattttgacgggactggacaggttagatgcaggaagaatgttcccgatgttggggaagtccagaaccaggggacacagtctaaggataaggggtaagccatttaggaccgagatgaggagaaacctcttcactcagagtgttgttatcctgtggaattctctaccgcagtgggttgttgatgccagttcgttggatatattcaagagggagttagatatggcccttacggctaaagggatcaaggggtatggagagaaagcaggaaaggggtactgagggaatgatcagccatgatcttattgaatggtggtgcaggctcgaagggccgaatggcctactcgtgcacctattttctatgtttctatgtcagactgcagACAGATACAAGAGCAAAAGGATACACCAGGTTGGTCACATTGATACAGTGGCCCAGGCCCCGCCcaccggaggggaggggagcgcaGTGCGCACGCGCCACCCAGGACAGAGCGGAACCCCGGCGTAGCGAGCACTCCGGGCCGGGGATATAGTCGGTGCAAGAGAGGAGGAGGCCTGAGCCTGAGCCGCCGCCGGGGTCCGGGTCtccgacacacatacacacgcgGGGCCGAGCAAGTGTCCGTCCATGGTTTTCCTCTCGCTGTCCCGCTGGATCCGGAGCCGTGGGCCCGACCGCTACTggcgggtgcgggaggtgctgcagCACGCACGGGTGAGGCTGGAtgtccccggggagggggaggggttggctCTGACACCGACACCCGACCCGACCTTCCTCGGGCCGCAGTCCGGTCTGTCTGGGGCtggggctgagcctgaggagactcCGGGTTTGGGGGCCGGAGCTTTGGCCGGGCTGATTCTCATGTGGGTTTATTGTATTTCTCCTCGCCGTTTTCGCAGCATTTCCGAGGCAGGAAGAACCGATGCTACAGCCTGGCGCTGCGGTCCGTGCGGAGAGCGTTCCTCTACTCCACCAAAGCCAAGAAAACCAAGAAGCGGAACATGAGGACGGTGAGAAGGAACCGCCTGACAGTAGCTGGGGGTTAAAGGGTGGTATAGACCAGGCTGGATATCTGGTAATAGCTGGGGGTTATAGGGAGGTATAGACCAGGCAGGATATCTGGCAATAGCTGGGGGTTATAGGGAGTTATAGACCAGGCAGGATATCTGGCAATAGCTGGGGGTTATAGGGGCACAGAGCGGGCAGGATATGCGGCAATACCTGGGGGTTATAGGGAGGTATAGACCTGGTAGGATATGCAGCAATACCTGGGGGTTATAGGGTGTTATAGACCAGGCTGGATATCTGGCAATAGCTGGGGGTTATTGGGTAGCACAGACCAGGCTGGtgatgccaaaggtgggcagaggaaacgttacaaggacaccctcaaagcctccctaataaagtgcaacatccccaccgacacctgggagtccctgcctaaagaccaccctaagtggaggaaatgcatccgggagggtgctgagtacctcgagtctcatcgccgagagcatgcagaaaccaagcgcaggcagcggaaagagcgtgcggcaaacctgtcccacccatcccttccctcaacgactatctgtcctacctgtgactgggactgtggttcccatattggactgttcagccacctgagagctcatttttagagtggaagcaagtcttccttgattccgagggagtgcctatgatgatgctgatgcagCAATAGCTGGGGGTTACAGAGCAACGTGAGCTAGGCAGGATATTGAGCAGTAATTGGGGGCTTATAAAGTGGTGTGGGTCGGGTAATATATCCAGCGGTAGAGTTGGTTACGGGATCTAAACATTGTCAAGGTcatggagtgagagaggctgactgGCACATCCAGTGTTTGTGGGGCTGCAGGATTATATAGTCGTGCAACCGGGCAGGATGCCCAGTAATAGCTGGTGACACTGGAACCCTGGAGGTGGGCAGGATATCTACCTACCTGGATAACGAGGTGGcattgtctaaaaattagagtcggacctttcaggagtgaaattaggaaatgcttctacacacaaagggtggtagaagtttggaactcccttccacaaatggcaattgatgctcggtcagttgattttaaatctgagattgctagattttagttaaccaaaggtattaagggatacaggGCTGAGGCGggtgtatggagttaggttgcaaatcagccgtgatctgattgaatggcggagcagactcgcggGGCTAAattgccgactcctgttcctatgtaccagtAGCCAAGGTTATTGATGTGTGGATTGGCAGGATATCCAGCAATATAGTGAGCTGTAGAATGGCTTGGGCTAGCCATAGTAATCCAGCAATGATGGTTGTTCTGGAGCGGGATGGGATGGTCAGTTAGGATAACCAGGGATTGTTGAGCAACTGCAGAATACAAATCTTTTAAATAGCGATATTGGGAGATTTAAATGAAAATGAGATTTTGTGCATCTGTAGGATTGGAATGATCTCTGGGTAGGCCAGTTGATACATTCAAGAAGCAATTTGATGCGACAATGGTGAAATGCAAGGCTTCTGTGCAGAATGTGTtcgatggaccgaatggtctccctcatctATATTTTCTTTGTGATTTTACGATGAAATATGGCCATAATATAGGGTTGGGTCCATGCGGGCACGTGTAGTTAGTCCTCCAGGTTAGGGCTGTGTACGTTCCCTGGAACAGTAACAGGGCAGAAACTGTTCACACTACTGAAATACTGTACCTGCTTCATAAAATAACCAATACAAAAACCGTCGACTAATTGAAATTAGTGCCCCACAGTTGTCACGTTTCCTAACCAGGAATCTGTTAAACAGAGATCCTGGTTGTGTTCTCTCTTTCGAGAGTTCAGGTGGCTTTTTGTCCGCGTGGCAGTCAGCTGCGCCAAATGCTTCATGGCTAAGATAGTAAAGTAGATGATTTACTGAAAGCCTTTCAGTAACCACTGTCGGAAGAATGTGGAGACAGTCCTGGAATGACCCAGCCATTCATTTTTGTGCCTCAATTCTCctggtgtatgtgtgtatatatataatctGCTCCACATCTTCCCAGAATGTGCAAGCTAGGTTTGTGTATGCCATCAATCTGtggcacaagcctgtccccattgcTCGCTTTATTTGGCAACAATATGCAATAAATTATATAGTAACTGCCCCGTTCTAATGTGATTACTTTGGTGTTTACCAACCTGAAGAACTGAACCaaaactaaggaagacacaaataacattccggaaataccaggggttcgagggtgtagcgaacaagaggaactgaaggaaatccttattagtcaggaaattgtgttagggaaattggtgggattgaaggccgataaatccccagggcctgataggctgtatcccagagtacttaaggaagtggccctagatatagtgcattgctgatcattttccaacagtctattgactttggatcagttcctatggactggagggtagctaatgtaacaccacctttttaaaaaaaggagggagagagaaaacagggaattatagaccggtcagcctgacatcggtggtggggaaagtgttggaaattgcagcgcatttggaaagcagtgacaggatcggtccaagtcagcatggatttatgaaagggaaatcatgcttgacaaatcttctagaattttttgaggatgtaactagtaaagtggacaagggagaaccagtggatgtgatgtatttggactttcaaaaggcttttgacaaggtctcacacacaagagattagtgtgcaaaattaaagcacatggtattgggggtaatgtattgacgtggatagagaactggttggcagacaggaagcagagagtcggaataaatgggtccttttcagaatggcaggcagtgaacagtgggggtgccgcagggttcagtgctgggaccccagctatttacaatatacattaatgatttagatgaaggaattgaatgtaatatctccaggtttcgagatgacactaaactgggtggcagtgtgagctgtgaggaggatgctaagagactgcagggtgacttggacaggttaggtgagtgggcaaatgcatggcagatgcagtataatgtggataaatgtgaggttatccactttggtggcaaaaacaggaagacagaatagtatctgaatggtgacagattaggaaaaagggaggtacaatgaaacctgggtgtcatggtacatcagtcattgaagtttggcatgcaggtacagcaggcagtgaagaaggcaaatggcatgttgaccttcatagctagaggatttgagtataaaagcagggaggccttactgcagttgtacagagccttggtgaggccacacctggaatattgtgttcagttttgatcccctaatctgaggaaggacgttcttgctattgagggagtacagcgaaggctcaccagattgattcccgggatggcacgcctgacatatgaggagagactggatcaactgggcgtgtatccactggagtttagaagaatgagaggagatctgaaagaaacatataaaattctgacaggattggacaagttagatgcaggaagaatgttcctgttgctggggagttccagaaccaggggtcacagtctaagaataagggataagccatttaggaccgagatgaggagaaacttcttcactcagagtggttaacctgtggaattctctaccgcagaaagttgttgaggccagttcgttagatatattcaaaagggagtctgaTATGGCCCTTaatgccaaagggatcaaggggtatggagagaaagaggaaagggatactgagccatgatcttattgaatggcggtgcaggtttgaagggccgaatggcctgcacctaatttctatatttctatgtctatgtaaaaCTTGACTTTATGAACCAAAACCCACATTAAGGATACACTACATCTTAAATCATAAAGATGAGCACAAATGAGGGCAGTGATTCAACATTTCCACTTCCACAGAAGTCAACCTGCCCTAAACATCCTGTGCTGTAATAAAGGTCATGGTTGAACGAAGAACATGAATGAttggttttgttttgttttgtttcagCTTTGGATCAGCAGGATAGCAGCAGCCTCCCGTGAGCATGGACTGAAGTACCCGATGCTGATCAGTAACCTCGTTAAGGTGAGGGTGCAATGTTTAAACATTTCAATGGACGCACTGCCTTTATCAAATTCCAAAGAACAAACTACagattgaacctcctttatccggaaccctcgggacctgtcctgttctggataagggatttttccggacgagcggtggtcacattaaattggatggtacagatactgagcaaggggatatctgggctggctggtttggggctgggagttcggcagcgagatcgggcggggcaggggggtggatcgcgggggcaggccagcgattgtgggaatcagcggcgaggaaggacttcaatttgttcatgtcggagttctgcgcatgcgccacctggtggccgggaatggttccggacaaggggtggttccggataagggagattcaacctgtagttAAATTTCACTGGGCTGCGAGGGATTCTCTTGACCTGTGCATTAAGTTTGGCTTGGTTGGTAGcagtcacctccgagtcagaaggaggTGGATTTGAATCCCACTTCAGGACTTGAACACCTAATCTAGGCTGTCACTTTAGTGAGGgtgtgtcagaggtgctgccttacaCATGAGGTGTTAAAACAGAGGCCCAATCTGATTGCTggtgtacataaaagatcccatatctGAAGAAGAACATGGGAATTCTTCCAGTGTCCTGCCAG
Proteins encoded in this window:
- the mrpl20 gene encoding large ribosomal subunit protein bL20m; this encodes MVFLSLSRWIRSRGPDRYWRVREVLQHARHFRGRKNRCYSLALRSVRRAFLYSTKAKKTKKRNMRTLWISRIAAASREHGLKYPMLISNLVKSQVALNRKVLADLAIYEPKTFKSLAALAKRRREEGFLDALGDGKEPTGVFSRIVHYN